The following are encoded together in the Lactuca sativa cultivar Salinas chromosome 1, Lsat_Salinas_v11, whole genome shotgun sequence genome:
- the LOC111921398 gene encoding UDP-glycosyltransferase 85C1, whose translation METVLVNSESKPHVVFVPCPAQSHIKCMLKLARLLHLKGIHITFVNTEINHNNLLKSGGPHSLDDEPGFQFKTIPDGIPDDLRGDRLELSKSILTNFLGYFLDLVARLEIPVTCIIGDGMTPFTVDAAETLKVPTMQFWTFSASAFWGYYQAPNLIEKKLIPLKDESYLTNGYLDTIIDWIPGFEAIRLKDLPGYVRTTNPNDVDYNFVIECAKATRKISNIIIHTFEDLESTVIKALNPIFPHIYTIGPLELLLKHIQNEQETKKLDNKSYSLWKEEPECLNWLQSKEPNSVIYVNFGSLAVMSSQQLLEFGWGIANSNHYFLWIIRPNLVVGESIVFPQELKEIINKKGFIASWCPQEEVLNHPSVGGFLTHCGWGSTIESLTAGVPMLCWPFLWDQPTICRQICKEWKVGMEIGESVKRDEVEKLTKELIGGEMGKQMRIKAMEWKKKIEIATSSNGSSFLNVEKLANDIHMFSTK comes from the exons ATGGAAACTGTGTTAGTAAACAGTGAAAGCAAGCCACATGTGGTGTTCGTACCATGTCCAGCACAAAGCCACATCAAGTGTATGCTCAAACTAGCGAGGCTACTGCATCTCAAAGGCATACACATAACCTTCGTAAACACTGAGATTAACCACAATAATTTACTAAAGTCCGGAGGGCCACATAGTCTCGATGATGAACCTGGATTCCAGTTCAAGACAATTCCTGATGGAATTCCCGATGATTTACGAGGGGATAGACTTGAACTCTCTAAGTCTATTCTAACTAACTTCTTGGGTTACTTTCTTGATCTTGTGGCTAGACTAGAGATTCCAGTTACTTGTATTATTGGTGATGGTATGACGCCTTTCACTGTTGATGCTGCGGAGACGCTTAAAGTACCAACCATGCAATTTTGGACCTTCTCTGCTAGTGCTTTCTGGGGCTATTACCAAGCTCCAAATCTAATTGAAAAAAAACTTATTCCACTTAAAG ATGAAAGTTACCTCACCAATGGGTATCTTGACACTATAATAGATTGGATTCCAGGGTTTGAAGCAATCCGTTTAAAGGATCTTCCAGGTTATGTTCGAACCACAAACCCAAATGAtgtagactataattttgtcattgaGTGTGCTAAAGCAACGAGGAAGATCTCAAATATAATCATCCACACATTTGAAGATTTAGAGTCCACCGTCATTAAAGCCCTCAACCCCATATTTCCTCACATCTACACAATCGGACCACTAGAGTTGCTACTAAAACATATACAAAATGAGCAAGAAACAAAGAAGTTGGACAATAAAAGCTATAGTTTATGGAAGGAAGAACCTGAGTGCCTTAACTGGTTGCAATCAAAGGAACCAAATTCAGTTATTTATGTGAATTTTGGTAGCTTAGCAGTGATGTCTTCACAACAATTGCTAGAGTTTGGTTGGGGAATTGCTAATAGCAACCATTATTTTCTTTGGATCATTAGGCCTAATTTGGTTGTTGGAGAGTCTATTGTCTTTCCTCAAGAACTCAAAGAGATTATTAATAAGAAAGGGTTTATCGCAAGTTGGTGTCCTCAGGAAGAAGTGTTGAACCACCCTTCGGTTGGTGGGTTCTTGACTCATTGTGGGTGGGGTTCGACCATTGAGAGCCTAACGGCTGGGGTCCCCATGTTGTGTTGGCCTTTTTTATGGGACCAACCAACAATCTGTAGGCAAATTTGCAAGGAATGGAAAGTTGGCATGGAAATCGGAGAGAGTGTGAAGAGAGATGAAGTTGAGAAGCTCACAAAGGAGTTGATTGGAGGAGAGATGGGTAAACAAATGAGGATCAAAGCTATGGAGTGGAAGAAAAAGATTGAAATTGCGACAAGTTCTAATGGCTCATCTTTCTTGAATGTCGAGAAACTTGCAAATGACATTCATATGTTTTCAACAAAGTAG